Proteins encoded by one window of Magnetococcales bacterium:
- a CDS encoding class I SAM-dependent methyltransferase — translation MTRASGWCRISGDCDQPPWKARVWHLLNGLDNAWRPNQEHPRLQPRSFQPLLDQRTWDTLNQLDRGLSSPSRRLILHFLAQFPWKTVAEASGPLRVADLGCGRGQSALHLQAFSDGRVASYQGFDIAPRPEWGPLQAAHPFITCRQEDSHRVLAHLDPAVNLLFSQTSLEHIPDDLQLFRRIAAWMETRRAPLLQLHFLPSPVCRELYDLHGYRQYSPRKVVRLLNRLPADCRASLFTLGGKACCQLHREWVGPGPDRRESDVARYNELLRKALGEEVHPTDPPAFYALVIVSGGLIDPFSP, via the coding sequence ATGACCCGTGCCTCCGGCTGGTGCCGCATCAGCGGTGATTGTGATCAACCTCCCTGGAAGGCGCGGGTTTGGCACCTGCTCAACGGCCTGGACAACGCCTGGCGCCCGAACCAGGAACACCCGCGCCTGCAACCACGCTCTTTCCAACCCCTTCTCGACCAACGGACCTGGGACACCCTCAATCAACTCGACCGGGGACTCTCCTCCCCCTCCCGCCGACTGATCCTGCATTTCCTGGCCCAGTTTCCCTGGAAAACCGTGGCCGAGGCCTCGGGACCGCTACGGGTGGCCGACCTGGGCTGCGGTCGGGGCCAGAGCGCCTTGCATCTGCAGGCCTTCAGCGATGGCCGGGTCGCCTCCTACCAGGGTTTCGACATCGCCCCCCGCCCCGAGTGGGGCCCGCTTCAGGCCGCACATCCCTTCATCACCTGCCGGCAGGAGGATTCCCACCGGGTTCTGGCCCATCTGGACCCCGCCGTCAACCTGCTCTTCAGCCAAACCTCGCTGGAACACATTCCCGACGATCTGCAGCTGTTCCGGCGCATCGCCGCCTGGATGGAAACCCGACGGGCCCCCCTGTTGCAACTCCACTTCCTGCCCTCGCCGGTCTGCCGGGAACTCTACGACCTGCACGGCTATCGCCAGTACTCCCCCCGCAAGGTGGTCCGGCTGCTGAACCGCCTGCCGGCGGACTGCCGGGCCAGCCTCTTCACCCTGGGCGGCAAGGCCTGCTGCCAGCTGCATCGGGAGTGGGTGGGACCGGGGCCGGACCGGCGCGAAAGCGATGTCGCCCGCTACAATGAACTATTGAGAAAGGCCCTCGGCGAGGAGGTCCACCCGACCGACCCGCCCGCCTTCTACGCCCTGGTCATCGTCAGCGGGGGGCTGATCGATCCCTTTTCGCCCTGA
- a CDS encoding class I SAM-dependent methyltransferase: MYRTVENGRLAWFHEEAQDTFWDDHWQKNWGHDLFREAESGNLGEYEETFCTYLPATGPILEAGCGTGVYVLALRQRGYDVEGVDNAAKTVQRVRELRPDLPVHPGDVTALPCPDGHYAGYISLGVAEHFREGPEAVLQEAWRVLAPGGIAIVTVPWYNALRRFKARLGLFHPAGSEGQRPFYQYAFHEQVMVETLERLGFRLLHLDGYSPLKGLRDELPFIKSVLRLPKLGPALHWRLVAYLQRNGTRAPFCHMLRLVVQKPPK; this comes from the coding sequence CGACCATTGGCAGAAAAACTGGGGCCACGACCTGTTCCGGGAGGCCGAGAGCGGAAATCTCGGGGAGTACGAAGAGACCTTTTGCACCTATTTGCCCGCCACAGGCCCTATCCTGGAAGCGGGTTGCGGCACCGGCGTTTATGTGCTGGCCTTGCGGCAACGCGGTTACGACGTGGAAGGCGTCGATAATGCCGCAAAAACCGTACAACGGGTTCGAGAACTCCGCCCGGACCTGCCGGTGCATCCGGGCGACGTCACCGCCCTACCCTGCCCGGACGGCCATTACGCCGGCTATATCTCCCTGGGGGTGGCGGAACACTTCCGCGAAGGACCGGAAGCCGTTCTGCAGGAGGCGTGGCGGGTGTTGGCTCCGGGGGGAATCGCCATTGTCACCGTCCCCTGGTACAATGCCCTGCGGCGTTTCAAAGCCCGCCTCGGGCTGTTCCACCCCGCGGGCAGCGAAGGGCAACGCCCTTTCTACCAATACGCCTTTCATGAACAGGTCATGGTTGAGACCCTGGAACGCCTGGGATTTCGCCTGCTGCACCTGGACGGCTACAGCCCCCTGAAAGGATTGCGCGACGAACTACCCTTCATCAAAAGCGTGCTGCGCCTGCCGAAACTCGGCCCGGCCCTGCACTGGCGTCTGGTGGCCTACCTGCAACGCAACGGAACACGCGCGCCGTTTTGTCACATGTTGCGCCTCGTGGTGCAAAAGCCCCCGAAATGA